A window of the Acidimicrobiales bacterium genome harbors these coding sequences:
- a CDS encoding DUF4386 domain-containing protein, whose protein sequence is MTYSSAPVRKAGWLFVVATATGVASVIAMAGTLGDDDLLVAVHDHQASLLAGELLVFMMLAAMIGTAVFLWPVLRRHSETLALGYVLARTLEVVTIAVGLIGGLLLVPLSWNAMADGAPPTAEADLLAETLKASSDWTGLLGAQMVFSLSALVLNWVLYRYRLVPRWLSVWGLVGVPAMFLSGALVMIETLNSSASALNLLVAPLAVQEMVMAVWMIVKGFDEADDVASSLDLTTDLERVANERDRVAADAHR, encoded by the coding sequence ATGACGTACTCCTCGGCGCCGGTGCGGAAGGCCGGCTGGCTGTTCGTTGTCGCCACGGCGACGGGCGTGGCGAGTGTGATCGCCATGGCGGGAACGCTTGGTGACGACGACCTCCTTGTCGCCGTCCACGACCACCAGGCGTCGCTCCTGGCGGGCGAGTTGCTGGTCTTCATGATGCTGGCAGCGATGATCGGAACCGCAGTCTTCCTGTGGCCCGTCTTGCGGCGACACAGCGAGACCCTCGCTCTCGGCTACGTGCTGGCGAGAACTCTCGAGGTGGTCACCATCGCAGTCGGGCTCATCGGCGGCTTGTTGCTGGTGCCGCTGAGCTGGAACGCCATGGCCGATGGCGCGCCGCCAACCGCCGAGGCAGATCTCCTTGCCGAAACGCTCAAGGCGTCCAGCGACTGGACGGGGCTTCTCGGCGCACAGATGGTCTTCAGCCTGTCGGCACTGGTGCTCAACTGGGTGCTCTATCGGTACCGCCTCGTTCCCCGTTGGCTGTCGGTATGGGGCCTGGTCGGCGTACCTGCCATGTTCCTGTCCGGCGCGCTGGTCATGATCGAAACCCTCAACTCGAGCGCGTCGGCGCTGAACCTGTTGGTCGCGCCGCTTGCGGTGCAGGAGATGGTGATGGCGGTCTGGATGATCGTGAAGGGGTTCGATGAAGCTGATGACGTCGCGTCGAGTCTTGACCTCACGACCGATCTCGAACGGGTTGCGAACGAGCGTGACCGGGTGGCGGCGGACGCGCATCGCTGA
- a CDS encoding VOC family protein, translating to MGQINPNGPTIQHLALMVRDIDASHRFYTEAVGFAQCGQLDNTVEGREGLDMRFYRGAEDRHHDLALVQIPDPSAFPAANTEWNMFENKMGINHFAICYPTREEFLERLVKLEELGVEFRQRGEHGMTHSCYVSDPDGNGVEFLYELPESVWVGDVNAALNHWVDAKDAMDDNTDYEVFA from the coding sequence ATGGGACAGATCAACCCGAACGGACCGACGATCCAGCACCTGGCGTTGATGGTGCGCGACATCGACGCATCGCATCGCTTCTACACCGAGGCGGTCGGCTTCGCCCAGTGCGGCCAACTCGACAACACGGTGGAGGGCCGCGAGGGCCTGGACATGCGGTTCTACCGCGGCGCCGAGGACCGTCACCACGACCTCGCGCTCGTGCAGATTCCCGATCCCTCGGCCTTTCCCGCCGCCAATACCGAGTGGAACATGTTCGAGAACAAGATGGGCATCAACCACTTCGCCATCTGCTATCCCACGCGTGAGGAGTTCCTCGAGCGGCTGGTCAAGCTCGAGGAACTGGGTGTCGAGTTCCGCCAGCGCGGCGAACACGGCATGACCCACAGCTGCTACGTGTCGGACCCCGACGGCAACGGCGTCGAATTCCTCTACGAACTCCCTGAGTCGGTGTGGGTCGGCGACGTGAACGCCGCCCTCAACCACTGGGTCGACGCCAAGGACGCCATGGACGACAACACCGACTACGAGGTGTTTGCCTGA
- a CDS encoding alpha/beta hydrolase, producing MPIVELPTGITLSFESIGSPDDPTVLLIAGFGAQLLSWDEGMCEQLVERGLRVVRFDNRDCGQSTAFDDVEVDLGAVMTAASTGQLEAARQLAAYTLHDMADDAAGLIEALGLPSVHVVGASMGGMVAQLVASRHTARVRSLTSMMSSTGESHVGQSTPEAMAALLSPPANSRDEFIETAVRSSRVWSSRRYFDESTAAELAAASYDRSFRPAGTMRQLAALLATGPLTDELAALAVPTLVIHGRDDTLITPSGGERTAELVPGARLVMIEDMGHDRPPPLWPDLCDLIADHVHAAEAR from the coding sequence ATGCCCATCGTCGAGCTACCGACCGGAATCACGCTGTCGTTCGAGTCGATCGGATCCCCCGACGATCCAACCGTCCTCCTCATCGCAGGATTCGGCGCCCAGCTGCTGTCGTGGGACGAGGGCATGTGCGAGCAGCTGGTGGAGCGAGGCCTGCGGGTCGTGCGCTTCGACAACCGAGACTGCGGGCAATCGACAGCGTTCGATGACGTCGAGGTCGACCTCGGGGCCGTCATGACCGCCGCTTCGACCGGCCAGCTCGAGGCCGCCCGTCAACTCGCCGCCTACACCCTGCACGACATGGCCGACGATGCCGCCGGCTTGATCGAGGCCCTGGGCCTCCCCTCGGTTCATGTGGTCGGAGCGTCGATGGGCGGAATGGTCGCCCAACTGGTCGCCTCTCGGCATACTGCCCGTGTTCGATCGCTGACGTCGATGATGTCGAGCACCGGCGAGTCGCACGTAGGCCAGTCGACACCCGAAGCGATGGCTGCGCTCCTGTCGCCACCGGCGAACTCGCGCGACGAGTTCATCGAGACGGCCGTGCGGAGCAGCCGGGTCTGGAGTTCACGTCGTTACTTCGACGAGTCGACTGCTGCCGAGTTGGCCGCCGCTTCCTACGACCGGTCGTTCCGTCCGGCCGGCACCATGCGGCAGCTCGCCGCGTTACTCGCCACCGGCCCGTTGACCGACGAGCTCGCAGCCCTCGCCGTTCCCACGCTCGTCATCCATGGCCGGGACGACACACTCATCACCCCATCCGGCGGCGAACGCACCGCCGAGTTGGTCCCCGGAGCCAGGCTGGTGATGATCGAGGACATGGGCCACGACCGCCCACCCCCACTGTGGCCGGACCTCTGCGACCTGATCGCCGACCACGTGCACGCGGCGGAAGCGAGGTAG
- a CDS encoding multicopper oxidase family protein, translating to MHRREALKLFIGAGGVVAMFGCTSDEQAGDSSAATSVAGANPTPSPDSDLSLHLWAEPSTAEIVPGIVTDVLAYGGVVLNGDPDALTASGSYLGPTINVRTGQRLHVMFENRLDEDSIVHWHGLDVPQDQDGQPDDVVGPGETYTYDFVVDNAPGTYWYRPHPHGRTGSQVYRGLAGLLIVRGDEPLSAGDNDLAIVLQDRTIGGDGALRYVTDMHDQMAGFLGLDLVANGEVGHTIDVRPEAYRVRLLNGSNSRTGYLTWSTQDPITVVAVDGVLLPEAVDVPGLVLTPAQRTDLWVDFSGFGPGESVELRLANTFVESGMGMGGGMGMVSSTDTTLALDGEVAVTFVVADGDPTPGTRPTSLSEIPSIIEQAVNPDSPKVFELSTFRAAHWINDAQWEGRTATELETVKAGSVERWEFVNRSPLPHPMHLHGRHFEVVSRTWDDDTAATSWGQIEAGIIDAGRRDTVLVWPGQRVQIAVPFGEHLGYFMYHCHILEHEDAGMMRNFHVT from the coding sequence ATGCATCGCAGAGAAGCCCTGAAGTTGTTCATCGGCGCGGGCGGCGTCGTTGCGATGTTCGGATGCACGAGCGATGAGCAGGCCGGCGACTCGAGTGCTGCCACGTCCGTCGCCGGTGCGAACCCGACGCCGAGTCCCGACTCCGACCTCTCGCTTCATCTCTGGGCTGAGCCGTCGACTGCCGAGATCGTGCCGGGCATCGTGACCGACGTGCTCGCCTACGGAGGCGTGGTCCTCAACGGTGATCCCGACGCATTGACCGCGAGCGGCTCCTACCTCGGGCCCACGATCAATGTCCGCACGGGCCAGCGCCTGCACGTCATGTTCGAGAACCGACTCGATGAGGACAGCATCGTCCACTGGCACGGGCTCGACGTTCCGCAGGATCAAGATGGGCAACCCGACGATGTCGTCGGACCCGGCGAGACCTACACCTACGACTTCGTCGTCGACAATGCGCCCGGCACCTACTGGTACCGCCCGCATCCACACGGTCGAACCGGATCACAGGTCTATCGAGGCCTGGCCGGGCTCTTGATCGTCCGGGGTGACGAGCCTCTCTCTGCCGGCGACAACGACCTCGCCATCGTGTTGCAGGATCGCACCATCGGCGGCGACGGCGCACTGCGATACGTCACCGACATGCACGATCAGATGGCCGGTTTCCTCGGACTCGACCTCGTGGCGAACGGCGAAGTCGGTCACACGATCGATGTTCGACCTGAGGCTTATCGTGTCCGATTGCTCAACGGGTCGAACTCCCGGACCGGCTATCTGACGTGGTCGACGCAGGACCCGATCACCGTCGTCGCCGTCGACGGTGTCCTGCTTCCCGAGGCCGTCGATGTGCCGGGCCTCGTGCTCACGCCGGCCCAGCGGACCGACCTCTGGGTCGACTTCTCGGGCTTCGGCCCCGGCGAGAGTGTCGAACTCCGACTCGCCAACACATTCGTCGAGAGCGGGATGGGCATGGGCGGCGGGATGGGAATGGTCAGCAGCACCGACACCACCCTCGCACTCGATGGCGAGGTCGCCGTCACCTTTGTGGTTGCCGATGGCGACCCGACGCCCGGAACTCGCCCGACCAGCCTGTCCGAAATACCGTCGATCATCGAGCAGGCGGTCAACCCCGACTCGCCGAAGGTGTTCGAACTGTCGACGTTCCGTGCCGCGCACTGGATCAACGACGCCCAGTGGGAGGGGCGAACGGCGACCGAGTTGGAGACGGTCAAGGCGGGAAGCGTCGAGCGGTGGGAGTTCGTCAACCGCTCACCACTACCGCACCCGATGCATCTCCACGGCCGCCATTTCGAGGTGGTGTCGCGCACCTGGGACGACGACACCGCCGCCACATCGTGGGGCCAGATCGAAGCCGGCATCATCGACGCCGGTCGTCGTGACACCGTGCTCGTGTGGCCGGGACAACGGGTACAGATTGCGGTGCCGTTCGGCGAACACCTCGGCTACTTCATGTATCACTGCCACATCCTCGAGCACGAGGACGCCGGAATGATGCGCAACTTCCACGTGACCTGA
- a CDS encoding PaaI family thioesterase, whose product MSQDSDHSGDAAEVAFPLKDLLGFSVERGDGVGRAELVIDHRHLNPNGVVHGSVPYAMIDTAMGAAAMSVLAEGQFCATIDIHTRYLSAVAQGTIEVEAVVRRAGRRIVHLDASATVDGKEIVTAVGSFAVLGEPN is encoded by the coding sequence ATGTCCCAGGACTCAGACCATAGCGGTGACGCAGCCGAGGTTGCCTTTCCCCTCAAGGACCTCCTCGGCTTCTCGGTGGAGCGTGGCGACGGTGTCGGTCGAGCCGAGCTCGTGATCGACCATCGTCACCTCAACCCCAACGGTGTGGTGCACGGGTCGGTCCCCTACGCCATGATCGACACAGCCATGGGTGCGGCAGCGATGAGCGTGCTGGCAGAGGGGCAGTTCTGCGCCACCATCGACATCCACACCCGCTACCTGTCGGCGGTCGCCCAGGGCACGATCGAAGTCGAAGCCGTGGTCCGCCGAGCGGGGCGACGAATCGTGCATCTCGATGCGAGCGCAACGGTCGACGGCAAGGAGATCGTCACCGCCGTCGGCAGCTTCGCCGTCCTCGGCGAGCCGAACTGA
- a CDS encoding phosphotransferase, which yields MTVGLDPEWIAEHSAIDGRRPRRAEFAGFVGTGQMSRNARFALMWDDGEGPETVIVKLPSSEVNTRTLSFDHGAYLRECTFYRTIAPLVDICMPQVLAVHYDAAAYDFAVVLEDLAGSEQGDQFTEPSDEQLVLAIEQCAALHAPLWNATDTSTFDLYREDADDRERKYADTIPGLLDAVHERLGAGLDPAVPELIERFARSAGRWARLTTASTTLVHGDFRPDNFMFAVDPGAPAIAVVDWQTVRLGIGVTDVAYLLGAAIRPEKRREIEHDMLQRYRSELERRGVTDYPQAQCERDYALGSLHGVVVAIRATTVADRTERGDAMLTLMLNRHARHALDVGALDLIESS from the coding sequence ATGACCGTCGGACTCGATCCCGAGTGGATTGCCGAGCACTCGGCGATCGATGGCCGGCGACCACGCCGCGCCGAGTTCGCCGGCTTCGTCGGTACCGGCCAGATGAGCCGCAACGCTCGCTTCGCGCTGATGTGGGACGACGGCGAGGGACCCGAGACCGTCATCGTGAAACTCCCGTCGTCGGAGGTCAACACTCGGACGCTTTCGTTCGACCACGGGGCCTACCTGCGGGAATGCACCTTCTATCGGACCATTGCGCCACTGGTCGACATCTGCATGCCGCAGGTGCTGGCAGTCCACTACGACGCTGCGGCCTACGACTTCGCGGTGGTCCTCGAAGACCTGGCAGGTTCCGAGCAGGGCGACCAGTTCACCGAGCCGAGCGACGAGCAACTGGTGCTGGCGATCGAACAATGCGCTGCGCTCCATGCACCACTGTGGAACGCCACCGACACCTCCACCTTCGACCTCTACCGGGAAGACGCCGACGATCGTGAACGCAAGTACGCCGACACCATCCCCGGCCTACTCGACGCCGTTCACGAACGCCTCGGCGCGGGACTCGACCCGGCCGTGCCCGAGCTGATCGAGCGGTTCGCCCGCAGTGCCGGTCGATGGGCACGGCTCACCACGGCGTCCACCACGCTGGTGCACGGAGACTTCCGACCCGACAACTTCATGTTCGCCGTCGACCCCGGTGCGCCGGCGATCGCCGTCGTCGATTGGCAGACCGTGCGCCTCGGCATCGGGGTGACCGATGTGGCCTATCTCCTCGGGGCCGCGATCCGGCCCGAGAAGCGCCGGGAGATCGAGCACGACATGCTGCAGCGCTACCGATCCGAACTCGAACGGCGCGGGGTGACCGACTACCCGCAGGCACAATGCGAGCGGGACTACGCGCTGGGATCGCTCCATGGCGTGGTCGTCGCCATTCGCGCGACGACCGTGGCCGACCGGACCGAACGCGGCGACGCCATGCTCACGTTGATGCTCAATCGCCACGCCCGCCACGCTCTCGACGTTGGAGCGCTCGACCTCATCGAGTCCTCCTAG
- a CDS encoding DUF4287 domain-containing protein, with product MAAAADKPKGPASYFPSIEKKYGQPIEHWLTLVSERNDAKHMETVQWLKDEHGLGHGHANAIVAHVRAQS from the coding sequence GTGGCCGCAGCTGCCGACAAACCCAAGGGACCAGCGTCGTACTTCCCGTCGATCGAGAAGAAGTACGGCCAACCGATCGAGCATTGGCTCACGCTCGTGTCCGAGCGCAACGATGCAAAGCACATGGAAACGGTGCAGTGGCTGAAGGACGAGCACGGCCTCGGGCATGGTCACGCCAACGCCATCGTCGCCCACGTGCGCGCCCAGTCCTGA
- the cysK gene encoding cysteine synthase A encodes MARIFEDVTQTVGGTPLVRLNRLTEGLPPGTQVLVKLEYFNPANSVKDRIGVAIIDAAEQSGELGPGGTIVEATSGNTGIALAMVAAARGYSAVLTMPESMSKERRALLRAFGAELVLTDPSLGMQGAVDKANEIVAQREGAVLARQFANEANWKIHYATTGPEVWADTDGKVDAFVAGVGTGGTITGTGRYLREQNPDIKLFAVEPAESPILAGGAPGPHKIQGIGANFIPEVLDTELYDEVLHIESDTAFTTSRLAATQEGLLVGISAGANIAAALELAKRREFAGKTIVTVGCDLGERYQTTPLFEGLVD; translated from the coding sequence ATGGCACGCATCTTCGAAGACGTAACCCAGACCGTCGGCGGCACGCCGCTCGTGCGCCTCAATCGACTCACCGAGGGATTGCCGCCCGGCACCCAGGTGCTCGTCAAGCTCGAGTACTTCAACCCCGCCAACTCGGTGAAGGACCGCATCGGCGTTGCGATCATCGACGCCGCCGAGCAGTCGGGCGAACTCGGTCCGGGCGGCACCATCGTCGAAGCGACGTCAGGAAACACCGGCATCGCACTGGCGATGGTCGCTGCCGCTCGGGGCTACTCAGCAGTCCTCACGATGCCCGAGTCGATGTCGAAGGAGCGGCGTGCCCTGCTCCGAGCCTTCGGTGCGGAACTGGTGCTCACCGACCCCAGTCTCGGGATGCAGGGTGCGGTCGACAAGGCCAATGAGATCGTTGCCCAGCGCGAGGGCGCGGTGCTGGCTCGCCAGTTCGCAAACGAGGCCAACTGGAAGATCCACTACGCGACCACCGGTCCCGAGGTCTGGGCTGATACCGACGGCAAGGTCGACGCCTTCGTTGCGGGCGTCGGTACCGGCGGAACGATCACGGGCACCGGCCGCTACCTGCGAGAGCAGAACCCCGACATCAAGCTGTTCGCCGTCGAACCCGCCGAGTCGCCGATCCTCGCCGGTGGCGCTCCTGGACCGCACAAGATCCAGGGCATCGGCGCCAACTTCATTCCCGAGGTGCTCGACACCGAGCTCTACGACGAGGTCCTCCACATCGAGAGCGACACCGCCTTTACCACCTCACGTCTCGCCGCCACCCAGGAAGGCCTCCTGGTCGGTATCTCCGCCGGGGCCAACATCGCCGCGGCGCTCGAGCTGGCCAAGCGTCGCGAGTTCGCCGGCAAGACCATCGTCACCGTCGGTTGTGACCTCGGTGAGCGTTACCAGACCACCCCATTGTTCGAGGGTCTCGTCGACTGA
- a CDS encoding 2TM domain-containing protein, with the protein MWTEEEQHEAALARLAARREFKTHVAVYVIVNLGLVVLWAATGAGYFWPIWVLLGWGIAVALNAWTVYIQRPITEDDIQAEMRRGHPPGAPS; encoded by the coding sequence GTGTGGACCGAAGAAGAACAACATGAGGCGGCACTTGCGCGCCTCGCGGCCCGGCGTGAATTCAAGACGCACGTTGCGGTGTACGTGATCGTCAACCTGGGACTGGTCGTGCTGTGGGCTGCGACAGGGGCCGGCTACTTCTGGCCGATCTGGGTCCTGCTCGGGTGGGGTATCGCGGTCGCACTCAACGCGTGGACCGTCTACATCCAGCGGCCGATCACCGAGGATGACATCCAGGCGGAGATGCGACGAGGACACCCGCCGGGCGCCCCATCGTGA
- a CDS encoding DUF6596 domain-containing protein: MTSTSDPSSTPPDQALAAALRDEWGRLSSLLVARTRRLDLVEDALSEAFARAAERWVVDGVPANPAGWLYTTAHRQVLGRLRAEAVAGRKAPLLAVRPEWTPPVDRGEQLPDDRLHLILLCCHPALPQESRSALALRLVIGTTTERIARLFLVSTPTMAARLTRAKKKIVAAGIPLGSPAADELVVRLDEVCRTIYLAFTAGYSPGTGPDLLRADLAGDALQLAAILHELTPGAPQVTALRALLILHHSRRDARQHDGRLVTLADQDRGVWHHDEIEVGLGLVDALAPTEGYAEQLRLQSLIAAEHARSTTAEETDWAAIAGWYAALEALTGSAIVRLNRAVAVAESLGPAAGLALLAGADPVLVGDHRLAAVCGDLASRAGDVELAVASYEAALELCTNEPERAHLQLRLEEVRRS, translated from the coding sequence ATGACATCGACATCCGACCCGTCCTCGACGCCCCCTGATCAGGCGCTCGCCGCTGCGCTGCGCGACGAGTGGGGCCGCTTGTCATCGCTGCTGGTGGCGAGGACCCGGCGCCTCGATCTCGTCGAAGACGCCTTGAGCGAAGCGTTCGCTCGCGCCGCCGAACGTTGGGTCGTCGATGGGGTCCCGGCCAATCCGGCCGGCTGGCTCTACACGACGGCGCACCGCCAGGTGCTCGGACGGCTTCGGGCCGAAGCCGTCGCCGGGCGCAAGGCCCCATTGTTGGCGGTTCGGCCGGAGTGGACGCCACCGGTCGATCGAGGGGAGCAGCTGCCCGATGACCGACTCCATCTCATCCTGCTGTGCTGCCATCCAGCGCTCCCGCAGGAGTCACGGTCGGCACTCGCGTTGCGCCTGGTGATCGGCACGACGACGGAGCGGATTGCGCGGCTCTTCCTGGTCTCGACCCCGACGATGGCGGCCCGTCTGACCCGGGCCAAGAAGAAGATCGTCGCGGCGGGCATCCCGCTCGGATCGCCTGCTGCAGACGAACTCGTCGTCCGCCTCGACGAGGTGTGCCGAACGATCTATCTCGCGTTCACGGCGGGCTACAGCCCGGGCACCGGGCCCGACCTCCTGCGAGCCGATCTTGCCGGCGACGCACTCCAGCTCGCAGCGATCCTCCATGAGCTCACACCTGGAGCTCCGCAAGTGACGGCATTGCGAGCCCTGCTGATCCTCCACCACTCTCGACGTGATGCTCGGCAGCACGATGGCCGTCTGGTGACACTCGCTGACCAGGATCGTGGTGTGTGGCACCACGACGAGATCGAGGTCGGGCTGGGACTCGTCGACGCGCTCGCTCCCACCGAGGGCTATGCCGAACAGCTCCGATTGCAATCGTTGATCGCCGCCGAACACGCGCGGTCAACGACCGCGGAGGAAACCGACTGGGCGGCGATCGCCGGCTGGTACGCAGCACTCGAAGCCTTGACCGGCTCGGCGATCGTCCGGCTCAATCGGGCCGTCGCTGTCGCCGAATCGTTGGGTCCTGCGGCCGGGCTGGCGCTGCTCGCAGGAGCCGACCCGGTGCTGGTTGGCGACCACCGACTCGCAGCAGTGTGTGGTGATCTTGCGAGTCGGGCCGGGGATGTCGAGCTCGCCGTCGCCTCGTACGAGGCGGCGCTCGAACTCTGCACGAACGAACCGGAGCGCGCCCACCTCCAGTTGCGCCTGGAAGAGGTGCGGCGGTCGTGA
- the cysE gene encoding serine O-acetyltransferase: MTTPEAYELADHDTEKLDRIKASAQANYGLGVIELLREDLQAAIDGDPAARSKWEVALGYPGVHAIWVHRLAHMMWYRSRFLKLPARLLSQWARSVTGIEIHPAATIGRRLFIDHGMGVVIGQTAVIGEDVLIFHGTTLGGVSMSKGKRHPTVGNRVVIGSGAKVLGPITIGDDAKIGANAVIVKDVPAGGVAVGVPGRVMNVAAADVDKLHDPALYI; this comes from the coding sequence GTGACCACACCGGAGGCCTACGAGTTGGCCGACCACGACACCGAGAAGCTGGACCGCATCAAGGCGTCCGCGCAGGCCAACTACGGCCTCGGTGTCATCGAGCTGCTCAGGGAAGACCTCCAGGCGGCGATCGACGGCGATCCAGCGGCCCGGAGCAAATGGGAGGTGGCGCTCGGCTACCCCGGTGTCCACGCCATCTGGGTGCATCGGCTCGCCCACATGATGTGGTACCGATCACGCTTCCTGAAGCTGCCGGCTCGGTTGCTCAGTCAGTGGGCACGTTCGGTCACGGGCATCGAGATCCATCCGGCCGCCACCATCGGGCGTCGCTTGTTCATCGACCACGGCATGGGAGTGGTGATCGGCCAGACCGCCGTGATCGGTGAAGACGTACTGATCTTTCACGGGACCACACTCGGTGGGGTCTCCATGTCGAAAGGGAAGCGACATCCGACCGTCGGCAACCGCGTGGTCATCGGATCAGGCGCCAAGGTGCTCGGGCCGATCACCATTGGTGACGACGCCAAGATCGGGGCCAACGCCGTCATCGTGAAGGACGTTCCTGCCGGCGGTGTCGCCGTCGGTGTTCCCGGTCGAGTGATGAACGTCGCCGCCGCCGACGTCGACAAACTCCACGACCCGGCTCTCTACATCTGA
- a CDS encoding DUF1971 domain-containing protein: protein MADQHEIPDGFVLARTTAVFDNDTVPAGLLRAHRVADGVWARLVVHTGTVGFVFEDTADEPIELVAEQAIVIPPARLHHVELSGPATFAVESHRPDDVDGEVGEGNESSGLD, encoded by the coding sequence ATGGCTGACCAGCACGAGATCCCCGATGGCTTCGTCCTCGCCCGGACGACCGCCGTCTTCGACAACGACACGGTCCCGGCGGGTCTGCTGCGGGCGCACCGCGTGGCCGACGGCGTCTGGGCCCGATTGGTGGTCCACACTGGCACGGTGGGCTTCGTGTTCGAGGACACCGCCGACGAACCGATCGAGTTGGTGGCCGAGCAAGCCATCGTCATTCCGCCCGCTCGACTCCATCACGTCGAACTCTCCGGCCCGGCGACGTTCGCCGTCGAGTCCCACCGACCTGACGATGTCGATGGCGAAGTGGGGGAGGGGAACGAGAGCAGCGGTCTCGACTGA